A region of Centropristis striata isolate RG_2023a ecotype Rhode Island chromosome 17, C.striata_1.0, whole genome shotgun sequence DNA encodes the following proteins:
- the LOC131989696 gene encoding acidic leucine-rich nuclear phosphoprotein 32 family member B-like: MDMNKRVSLELRHRSPTEVQELVLDNCRTADGKIEGITEEFSNLELLSLINVGLTSVSDFPKLDKLKKLELSDNRISGGLEVLAERLVNLTHLNLSGNKFKDISTLEPLKKLPQLKSLDLFNCEVTNLADYRESIFKLLPQLTYLDGYDIDDCEASDSDGEGDGVDDEDEEEGESEDFDEEEEEDEEDVVAEEDDDDDDSCEDEDGEVNGDVDSEDDDEDEDDDEDDDEDSSPAKGEKRKRDPEDEDDEDDD, translated from the exons ATGGACATGAACAAGAGGGTCTCCTTAGAGCTGCGGCACCGCTCGCCCACGGAG GTCCAGGAGCTGGTTCTGGATAACTGCCGCACAGCTGACGGGAAGATCGAAGGAATCACAGAAGAGTTCTCCAACCTGGAGCTGCTCAGCCTCATCAACGTCGGCCTGACCAGCGTATCGGACTTCCCCAAGCTGGACAAACTCAAAAAG ttggaGTTGAGTGACAACAGGATATCTGGCGGTCTGGAGGTGCTGGCGGAGCGGCTGGTCAACCTAACGCACCTAAACCTCAGCGGGAACAAGTTCAAAGACATCAGCACCCTGGAGCCGCTG AAAAAGCTTCCCCAGCTGAAGAGTCTGGACCTGTTCAACTGCGAGGTGACCAACCTGGCCGACTACAGAGAGTCCATCTTCAAGCTCCTCCCCCAGCTCACCTACCTGGACGGATACGACATCGACGACTGCGAGGCGTCCGACTCCGACGGCGAGGGAGACGGCGTGGACGACGAGGACGAAGAAG AGGGCGAGTCGGAGGACTTtgacgaagaggaggaggaggacgaggaggacgtCGTGGCTGAGGAAGATGACGATGACGACGACAGCTGTGAAGACGAG GACGGCGAGGTGAACGGAGACGTGGACAGCGAGGACGATGACGAGGATGAGGACGACGATGAAGATGACG aCGAGGACTCGTCTCCGGctaaaggagagaagaggaagagggacCCTGAGGACGAGGACGATGAAGACGATGATTAG